In a single window of the Plasmodium cynomolgi strain B DNA, chromosome 6, whole genome shotgun sequence genome:
- a CDS encoding hypothetical protein (putative) — translation STPDVERLLVRYRNLGTKDKVNLITTHLRNVKDVDVSMIYSFVREKQPVRGVTPKEQLTQHKKLTQHKQDEEKRKRMLKILKIQKPAFMQQRSSKKTSRNNLSFKNDYNSNEYVDCLEKEQQLKGAEQYTLIEDLYKAYIYSRAFTTLSNQYRTRHTISNDFLHVMISAIRSSILERVNPTLVNEFAHFKNPYMLMKRALENFILHGHVKNPYEESLICEHLKRKTYLNVLKLDSAEVPLEVYEPLASFRGDVNYNYDMREKFASIVRTQLDILDVVAGGVTDTMSNTTGDDTTRSESTSAQLNAVLRILPENAREPFQNYPFDNLKALKTQMRKKYVGGIKNSKPINVEDEELSHVRYPNLQSVAHSLPTDSKYRANVIHAIRVLERSKHWDHASKIKAINTLVDVWNDMHSSDHYEDLMDKYLPVIYTKDMLRKTRTRQDTYNRGLVYVQSLTTQKPLGARQKKG, via the coding sequence TCCACACCCGACGTGGAGCGCCTGCTGGTGAGGTACAGAAATCTGGGGACTAAGGACAAAGTCAACCTAATCACCACCCACCTACGCAATGTAAAAGATGTTGACGTGAGTATGATATACAGTTTTGTGAGGGAAAAGCAGCCCGTGAGGGGAGTCACCCCAAAGGAGCAGCTCACACAGCACAAGAAGCTCACACAGCACAAacaggatgaagaaaaaaggaaaagaatgCTAAAAATACTTAAGATACAAAAGCCAGCATTCATGCAACAAAGAAGTAGTAAAAAAACTTCGCGCAATAATTTGTCCTTCAAAAACGATTATAACAGTAACGAGTATGTGGACTGCTTGGAAAAGGAGCAACAGTTGAAGGGGGCAGAGCAGTACACACTGATTGAGGATCTATACAAGGCATACATCTACAGCAGAGCCTTCACTACCTTGTCCAACCAATACAGGACCAGACATACCATATCGAATGACTTCCTTCACGTGATGATTAGCGCGATTAGGAGTTCCATCCTGGAGAGAGTGAACCCTACGCTAGTGAACGAATTTGCTCATTTCAAAAATCCATATATGCTTATGAAGCGTGCCCTGGAAAACTTCATCCTTCATGGACATGTAAAAAACCCTTATGAGGAGTCGCTCATTTGTGAGCATCTGAAGCGGAAGACTTACTTGAACGTTTTAAAATTGGACAGTGCCGAGGTGCCCCTGGAGGTATATGAGCCTTTAGCTTCCTTTCGAGGGGATGTAAATTACAACTACGATATGAGGGAGAAGTTCGCCAGTATTGTACGCACTCAGTTAGACATACTTGACGTGGTTGCGGGGGGAGTCACTGACACGATGAGTAACACCACGGGTGATGACACTACACGTAGCGAATCCACTTCCGCCCAGCTGAACGCCGTGCTACGAATCCTACCGGAGAACGCGCGCGAGCCATTCCAAAATTACCCCTTCGATAACCTAAAGGCGTTGAAGacccaaatgagaaaaaagtaCGTGGGGGGTATCAAAAACAGCAAGCCGATTAACGTGGAAGACGAAGAACTGAGCCATGTGAGGTACCCAAACCTACAATCCGTTGCGCATTCATTACCAACGGATTCAAAATATAGGGCCAATGTCATACACGCAATTAGGGTTTTGGAGCGATCCAAGCATTGGGATCACGCCAGTAAAATTAAAGCTATCAACACCCTAGTGGACGTTTGGAATGATATGCACTCCAGTGATCACTATGAGGATTTAATGGATAAATACCTCCCCGTTATTTACACGAAGGATATGCTGCGCAAAACGAGGACTCGGCAGGACACATACAACCGCGGCCTTGTCTACGTGCAGTCCCTCACCACGCAGAAGCCGCTGGGCGCGCGCCAGAAAAAGGGGTGA